The Actinopolymorpha sp. NPDC004070 genome includes the window CTACGACCTGACTCGTGGGCGGATCGTCTACCGCTACCGCTAAGCAGCAGCGGGGGTGCCGCCCCCGTGGAGCCGACATTCCCGTACGCGGGGCCAGCCCGCCGAGTGGACTGATGGGAGCAGCGCTCCCGTCCGGAGAAGAAGTCATGAAGGTCCAGCCCAGCGTCAAGAAGATCTGCGACAAGTGCAAGGTGATCCGGCGGCACGGCCGGGTCATGGTGATCTGCGAGAACCCACGGCACAAGCAGCGCCAGGGCTGAGCCTGGCGCGGTTCGCCGGCGGGTGCGGTTCGCCACACCCAACCAAGCGTGACCGCTCATCGGTGCATCCGCACCGGTGTCACCCCCGGTCGGAGGCCGGGGCCCGGTCGGAACGCCGGAGTCGAAACGGCTCGGCGTTCCAGGGCAGACCGGGACGCGGCACGTGAGCTAGACCTCCGCCAACCGAAAGGAAACCTGCCCCACATGGCACGACTCGTCGGTGTCGACCTTCCGCGCGACAAGCGCATCGAGGTGGCACTCACCTACATCTTCGGCATCGGTCGCACCCGCGCCCTGGAGACGCTGGACGGAACCGGGGTCAACCCCGACCTCCGCGTCCACCAGTTGGGCGACGAGGAGCTCGTGAAGCTCCGCGACTGGATCGAGGCGAACTACCGGACCGAGGGTGACCTCCGTCGTGAGGTCTCCGCCGACATCCGGCGCAAGATCGAGATCGGTTGCTACGAGGGCGTGCGGCACCGCCGCGGTCTCCCCGTACACGGTCAGCGCACGCGCACCAACGCGCGCACCCGTAAGGGCCCCAAGAAGACCGTCGCCGGGAAGAAGAAGCCGGGCCGCAAGTAGGCCGCAGGCTCCACCAGCCCGCAACGTCAACCGATTCCGGGACTTGATCCCCACCTCGATTTCAGGAGTTTGCCGAGCTCATGCCTCCCAAGAGCAGGACCGCCGGCGCCGCCAAGAAGGTGCGCCGCAAGGAGAAGAAGAACATCGCCTTCGGGCACGCGCACGTGAAGAGCACGTTCAACAACACGATCGTGACCGTCACCGACCCCAACGGTTCGGTGATCGCCTGGGCCAGCGCCGGCACCGTGGGCTTCAAGGGCTCGCGCAAGTCGACGCCGTTCGCCGCCCAGATGGCCGCCGAGGCGGCCGCTCGCCGGGCCATGGAGCACGGCATGAAGAAGGTCGACGTCTACGTCCGCGGTCCGGGCTCCGGCCGCGAGACCGCGATCCGCTCCCTCACGGCTACCGGCCTCGAGGTGGGCACGATCCAGGACGTCACCCCCGTGCCCCACAACGGATGCCGCCCGCCGAAGCGGCGTCGCGTCTGATCCGGCCTGCGCGTATCACGAAGGAGTAGGACTCAACCATGGCCCGTTACACCGGTCCGATGAGCAAGAAGTCGCGCCGACTCGGAATCGACCTCGTCGGCGGCGACAAGGCGTTCGAGCGCCGTCCCTACCCGCCTGGCCAGCACGGCCGCGGGCGCATCAAGGAGAGCGAGTACCTCCTGCAGCTGCGGGAGAAGCAGAAGGCCCGCTACTCCTACGGCATCCTGGAGAAGCAGTTCAGCAAGTACTACGCGGAGGCCCACCGCCGTGCGGGCAAGACCGGTGACAACCTGCTGCAGCTGCTGGAGTGCCGGCTCGACAACGTGATCTACCGCGCGGGCATCGCCCGTACGCGGCGCCACGCCCGGCAGCTGGTCGTGCACGGCCACTTCCAGGTCAACGGCCAGAAGGTCAACGTGCCGAGCTACCAGGTCAGTGCACACGACGTGATCGACGTACGAACGAAGTCGCGTGAGTCGACGCCGTTCGTCATCGCCCGCGAAACCCACGGCGAGCGCCCCGTTCCCGGCTGGCTGGAGGTTCTCCCCGGCAGCCTTCGGGTCCTCGTCCACCAGCTCCCGGTCCGGTCCCAGATCGACATCCCGGTCCAGGAGCAGCTGATCGTCGAGTACTACTCGAAGGTCTGATCCCAACCCCCGGGGGCCACGCGGCCCCCGGGGTACCACCATTCGCGACGTCATATGGCGGATGTCGCGGAAAGGAACGAAACATGCTCATCGCACAGCGACCGTCCCTGACCGAGGAAGTCGTCGACGAACACCGTTCGCGGTTCGTCCTCGAGCCGCTCGAGCCCGGCTTCGGTTACACGCTCGGCAACTCCCTGCGGCGCACGCTGCTGTCGTCGATTCCCGGCGCGGCGGTGACCAGCGTCAAGATCGACGGCGTCCTGCACGAGTTCTCCACCATCCCCGGGGTGAAGGAGGACGTGACCGAGGTCGTCCTCAACCTCAAGGAGCTCGTCGTCTCCAGCGAGCACGACGAGCCGGTGACGATGTACCTCCGCAAGCAGGGCCCCGGTGACGTCACCGCGGCCGACATCGCGCCCCCGGCCGGTGTCGAGGTGCACAACCCGCAGCTGCAGATCGCCACCCTGAACGGCAAGGGCAAGCTGGAGATGGAGCTGGTCGTCGAGCGCGGCCGCGGCTACGTCTCCGCCGTCCAGAACAAGCGAGCGGACGCCGAGATCGGCCGGATCCCGGTCGACTCGATCTACTCGCCGGTCCTCAAGGTCACCTACAAGGTCGAGGCGACCCGCGTTGAGCAGCGCACCGACTTCGACCGGCTGATCGTCGACGTCGAGACCAAGCCGAGCATGCGCCCGCGTGACGCGGTGGCCAGCGCCGGCAAGACCCTGGTCGAGCTGTTCGGGCTGGCCCGGGAGCTGAACGTCGACGCGGAGGGCATCGACATCGGTCCGTCGCCGGTGGACGCCCAGCTCGCGGCCGACCTGGCCCTTCCGGTCGAGGACCTCAACCTCACCGTCCGGTCGTACAACTGCCTCAAGCGCGAGGGCATCCACACCGTGGGTGAGCTGATCTCGCGCAGCGAGCAGGACCTGCTGGACATCCGCAACTTCGGCGCCAAGTCGATCGACGAGGTGAAGCAGAAGCTGGTCGGCATGGGCCTGTCCCTCAAGGACAGCGCGCCCGGGTTCGACCCCACGGCGGCGGTCGACTCCTTCGACGAGGAGGAAGAGAGCTACGCCGAGACCGAGCAGTACTGAGGCGCGAAGCGCCTGACGTACCGCCCGGTCGCCAGCAGTTTGTGACCCCACCCACCCGCGGGCGAGACCTCCGCGTACTCGCCCGCACTGCCACCGGTACCTGATCCGGCCGGTGCAGGAAGGAGAACCTGTTCGATGCCTACTCCCACCAAGGGCGCCCGTCTGGGCGGCAGCGCTTCGCACGAGCGGCTGATGCTGGCCAACCTCGCGACGTCGCTGTTCCGTCACGGCCGCATCACCACGACGGAGACCAAGGCCCGTCGGCTGCGCCCGTTCGCGGAGCGGCTGGTCACCAAGGCCAAGCGAGGTGACCTGCACGCGCGTCGTCAGGTGCACTCGGTGATCCGCGACAAGCAGGTCGTGCACACGCTGTTCGCCGAGATCGGCCCGGGCTTCGAGAGCCGCCCGGGCGGGTACACCCGTATCACCAAGATCGGCCCGCGCAAGGGCGACAACGCGCCGATGGCGGTGATCGAGCTGGTCGAGAGCGGCCCGATCACCTCCAGGTCGCCGAGCGGCAACCGCGCCGCGACGACGACGCCGGCTCCGGCCGCGGCCGCCACCGAGGAAGAGACCACGACCGAGGCGCAGGCCCCGGCGCAGGACACCTCGGCGGAGACCCCGGCGCAGGACTCGGCCGACTCCAGCGGCGCCGAGCAGGCCGGTGAGGGCGACCAGGACGGCAAGTCCTGACGGCCGACCGACCACCCGCGCACGACGAGCCCGCTGTGCCTCCCACCCAGGAGGACGGCGGGCTCGCGTGCCTTCCGGGCAAGCCGAGCGACCGGGCCGAGGCGGGGGAGCGGGCCGGGCAGGACGACCGGCGTGAACCGGCTGTGCGCCTGCGCCTGGACGTGTCCTACGACGGCACCGACTTCGCCGGCTGGGCCGCCCAGCCGGGACAGCGCACGGTTCAGGGTGAGCTGGAGGAGGCACTGGTCCGGGTGCTGCGCCTGCCCGGCCCGGCCGCGGTCACCTGCGCGGGCCGCACCGACGCGGGCGTGCACGCCCGCGGCCAGGTGTGTCACGTCGACGTACCCTCCGCGTCCTTCACGGCGGCGTCGGGCCGGTCCACCCGCAGCCCCGAGCGCGCGCTGACCACCCGGCTGCTCGGCGCCCTCCCGCCGGACGTGCGCGTCAGGGACGTGCGGGTGGCCCCCATCGGTTTCGACGCCCGCTTCTCCGCGCTGTGGCGGCGCTACGCCTACCGGGTCTGCGCCGACCCGGCCGCGGAGGATCCGCTCCGCCGGCACGAGGTGCTCCAGCACCACCGCCGGCCGCTGGACCTGGCCGCCATGAACGCCGCCGCCGGCCGGCTGCTCGGCGAGCACGACTTCGCCGCGTTCTGCCGGCGCCGGGAGGGCGCCACCACGATCCGCCGGCTCCTGGAGCTCGGGTGGGACCGCGAACCATCGGGGCTGCTGGCCTGCCGGGTGGTGGCGGACGCGTTCTGCCACTCGATGGTCCGGGCGCTGGTGGGTGCCCTCCTGCGGGTGGGCGAGGGCGGACGTCCGGTCGATTGGCCGGCGCAGGTGCTGTCCGGGCGCGTCCGCGACTCCGGTGTGCACGTCGTACCGGCGCGTGGGCTGACGCTGGAGGAGGTCGGCTACCCGCCGGCCGAGGAACTCGCCGCCAGGGCGGAGCAGGCCCGCCGAAGGAGGACACCGGCACCGTGAGCGACCACTACTTCGCCGCCACCCCGGGGTCGAAGGCCACGCCCCGGACCGTGACGTTTTCGGCGTACGGACAGACGTACACGCTGGGGTCCTCGACCGGTGTCTTCTCCGGCGACCGGCTCGACCTCGGCACCTCGGTGCTGTTGCGTGAGGTGACGCCGCCCGCGCAGCCGGGCGTCCTCCTCGACCTCGGCTGCGGCTGGGGCCCGATCGCGAGCGTGCTGGCGACCCAGGTTCCGGGCAGCACCGTGTGGGCGGTGGACGTCAACACCCGGGCGCTGGACCTCACCCGCGACAACGCCGACCGACTGGGGGTCGCCGACCGGGTCCGGGTGGCCGCGCCCGACGACGTACCCGACGACGTACGTTTCGACCAGATCTGGTCCAACCCGCCGATCCGGATCGGCAAGCCGGC containing:
- the rpmJ gene encoding 50S ribosomal protein L36, encoding MKVQPSVKKICDKCKVIRRHGRVMVICENPRHKQRQG
- the rpsM gene encoding 30S ribosomal protein S13, coding for MARLVGVDLPRDKRIEVALTYIFGIGRTRALETLDGTGVNPDLRVHQLGDEELVKLRDWIEANYRTEGDLRREVSADIRRKIEIGCYEGVRHRRGLPVHGQRTRTNARTRKGPKKTVAGKKKPGRK
- the rpsK gene encoding 30S ribosomal protein S11; protein product: MPPKSRTAGAAKKVRRKEKKNIAFGHAHVKSTFNNTIVTVTDPNGSVIAWASAGTVGFKGSRKSTPFAAQMAAEAAARRAMEHGMKKVDVYVRGPGSGRETAIRSLTATGLEVGTIQDVTPVPHNGCRPPKRRRV
- the rpsD gene encoding 30S ribosomal protein S4 → MARYTGPMSKKSRRLGIDLVGGDKAFERRPYPPGQHGRGRIKESEYLLQLREKQKARYSYGILEKQFSKYYAEAHRRAGKTGDNLLQLLECRLDNVIYRAGIARTRRHARQLVVHGHFQVNGQKVNVPSYQVSAHDVIDVRTKSRESTPFVIARETHGERPVPGWLEVLPGSLRVLVHQLPVRSQIDIPVQEQLIVEYYSKV
- a CDS encoding DNA-directed RNA polymerase subunit alpha, with amino-acid sequence MLIAQRPSLTEEVVDEHRSRFVLEPLEPGFGYTLGNSLRRTLLSSIPGAAVTSVKIDGVLHEFSTIPGVKEDVTEVVLNLKELVVSSEHDEPVTMYLRKQGPGDVTAADIAPPAGVEVHNPQLQIATLNGKGKLEMELVVERGRGYVSAVQNKRADAEIGRIPVDSIYSPVLKVTYKVEATRVEQRTDFDRLIVDVETKPSMRPRDAVASAGKTLVELFGLARELNVDAEGIDIGPSPVDAQLAADLALPVEDLNLTVRSYNCLKREGIHTVGELISRSEQDLLDIRNFGAKSIDEVKQKLVGMGLSLKDSAPGFDPTAAVDSFDEEEESYAETEQY
- the rplQ gene encoding 50S ribosomal protein L17, encoding MPTPTKGARLGGSASHERLMLANLATSLFRHGRITTTETKARRLRPFAERLVTKAKRGDLHARRQVHSVIRDKQVVHTLFAEIGPGFESRPGGYTRITKIGPRKGDNAPMAVIELVESGPITSRSPSGNRAATTTPAPAAAATEEETTTEAQAPAQDTSAETPAQDSADSSGAEQAGEGDQDGKS
- the truA gene encoding tRNA pseudouridine(38-40) synthase TruA → MRLRLDVSYDGTDFAGWAAQPGQRTVQGELEEALVRVLRLPGPAAVTCAGRTDAGVHARGQVCHVDVPSASFTAASGRSTRSPERALTTRLLGALPPDVRVRDVRVAPIGFDARFSALWRRYAYRVCADPAAEDPLRRHEVLQHHRRPLDLAAMNAAAGRLLGEHDFAAFCRRREGATTIRRLLELGWDREPSGLLACRVVADAFCHSMVRALVGALLRVGEGGRPVDWPAQVLSGRVRDSGVHVVPARGLTLEEVGYPPAEELAARAEQARRRRTPAP
- a CDS encoding methyltransferase: MSDHYFAATPGSKATPRTVTFSAYGQTYTLGSSTGVFSGDRLDLGTSVLLREVTPPAQPGVLLDLGCGWGPIASVLATQVPGSTVWAVDVNTRALDLTRDNADRLGVADRVRVAAPDDVPDDVRFDQIWSNPPIRIGKPALHALLERWLPRLAPGGVAWLVVGRNLGADSLQRWLAEQGWRCERHASAKGFRVLAVRPPA